In Blattabacterium cuenoti, the genomic stretch TGAATCAGTCATCCATGCATTTTTGTTTTCCCAAATTTTATCGATTTCTAATTTTAGTTTATTCACTTTTAATTCAATAATTAATACAACAAAAGTAGCAAAAATAAAATAAGATAACAAGTATTATATATATTTGAATAATGGCAAAAATACTAGGAATAGATTATGGAAAAAAAATTACTGGATTGTCTATAACAGACGAAAAAAAAATATTTGCATTTGGATTAAATGCTATTCCTACTAAAAATTTAATGAATTTTTTAGAATCTTTTTTAAGAGATGAAAAAATCGAAAAAATTGTTGTTGGATTACCAAAAAAACTGAATAATAAAAAAGAAATTTTAATAGAAAAAGATATTCAAAAATTTATAAATCAATTTCACATCAAATATCCTAAAATTGTTATAGAGAGATTAGATGAACGTTTTACATCTAAAATGGCTTTTTATACCATGATCAGATTAGGGTTAAAAAAAA encodes the following:
- a CDS encoding RuvX/YqgF family protein; the encoded protein is MAKILGIDYGKKITGLSITDEKKIFAFGLNAIPTKNLMNFLESFLRDEKIEKIVVGLPKKLNNKKEILIEKDIQKFINQFHIKYPKIVIERLDERFTSKMAFYTMIRLGLKKKKEEKK